Proteins encoded by one window of Blautia luti:
- the gmhB gene encoding D-glycero-beta-D-manno-heptose 1,7-bisphosphate 7-phosphatase yields MKVVIMAGGKGTRISSVASDIPKPMIKIEGKPVLEHELECLRDQGFTDIIITVSHLGNIIMDYFGDGSGTSPVTGKPFGVHIEYYFEKEPLGNAGALFKIKDKLTSDFLLLNADAVFDVDFNRFVGFHQKHGGMVTLFTHPNSHPYDSGLIIADKNGAVEKWLAKEDERPQYYRNRVNAGLHVISPKVLELVDIDADSIGKIGANGKPVKVDLDRQLLKPLAGTGKMFCYDSPEYVKDMGTPERYYSVCADYKEGRVSGKNLKNKQKAVFLDRDGTINKYVGFLRNIDDFELIGGVAEAVRKINESGYLAIVVTNQPVIARGEVSFEELEEIHNKMETLLGKEGAYLDAIYYCPHHPHKGYEGERPELKIDCTCRKPKPGMLLKAAEDFNIDFSQSWMVGDGENDIKAGYNAGCRTALIGRESYGQTVTISTLKEFVEQCLK; encoded by the coding sequence ATGAAAGTAGTAATAATGGCAGGAGGTAAGGGAACGCGTATTTCTTCAGTTGCCAGTGATATCCCGAAGCCTATGATTAAAATTGAAGGGAAACCAGTACTGGAACATGAACTGGAGTGTCTGCGTGACCAGGGGTTTACTGACATTATTATTACGGTGAGTCATCTTGGCAATATTATTATGGACTACTTTGGGGATGGATCTGGTACATCCCCTGTGACGGGAAAACCGTTTGGCGTACATATTGAGTATTATTTTGAAAAAGAACCGCTAGGCAACGCAGGTGCCTTGTTCAAAATTAAAGATAAACTGACATCTGATTTTCTACTTTTAAATGCGGATGCTGTATTTGATGTTGATTTTAATCGCTTTGTTGGGTTCCATCAGAAACATGGCGGAATGGTTACACTTTTTACCCATCCGAATAGTCATCCATATGATAGTGGTTTAATTATTGCGGATAAAAATGGAGCGGTAGAAAAATGGCTTGCAAAAGAAGATGAGCGGCCGCAGTATTACAGAAACCGAGTGAACGCAGGATTGCATGTTATCAGCCCGAAAGTGTTGGAACTGGTTGATATTGATGCAGATTCAATAGGTAAGATCGGTGCAAACGGTAAACCGGTAAAAGTTGATTTGGATCGCCAGTTATTAAAACCATTAGCCGGAACAGGAAAGATGTTCTGTTATGACAGCCCAGAATATGTAAAGGATATGGGCACTCCGGAACGATATTATTCCGTATGCGCGGATTATAAAGAAGGAAGAGTATCCGGGAAAAATCTAAAAAATAAGCAAAAAGCAGTATTTCTTGATAGAGATGGAACTATTAATAAATATGTTGGCTTTCTTCGAAATATAGATGATTTTGAGCTGATTGGTGGCGTAGCTGAGGCAGTTCGTAAAATCAATGAATCTGGCTATCTTGCAATTGTAGTAACGAATCAGCCAGTAATTGCTCGAGGTGAAGTGTCTTTTGAAGAGCTGGAAGAAATTCACAATAAGATGGAGACACTTCTTGGAAAAGAAGGAGCATATTTGGATGCCATTTACTATTGCCCTCATCATCCTCATAAGGGATACGAAGGGGAGAGACCAGAGCTAAAGATTGATTGTACTTGTCGCAAACCGAAGCCTGGTATGCTGTTGAAGGCGGCAGAAGATTTCAATATCGATTTTTCACAGTCGTGGATGGTTGGTGATGGAGAAAACGATATCAAAGCCGGCTACAATGCAGGATGCAGAACAGCTTTGATTGGTCGTGAATCTTATGGTCAGACAGTGACAATATCGACATTAAAAGAGTTTGTAGAACAGTGTCTGAAATAA
- a CDS encoding D-sedoheptulose-7-phosphate isomerase, whose translation MSELEKRLMKHIDLLVERYPSLESEKNSIISAYLLLEECYVNGGKLLVAGNGGSAADAEHIVGELMKGFKMPRKPRADFAEKLMAENQELGTVLAENLQGALPAIALDGHPALSTAYMNDCEPLLCFAQQVNGYGKAGDVFLGISTSGNSKNVLYAATTAHAKGMKVLGLTGAKSSKLELMSDVCIKVPQTETYMIQELHLPVYHCLCLMLEDKFFGEC comes from the coding sequence ATGAGTGAGTTGGAAAAAAGATTGATGAAGCATATTGATTTATTAGTGGAACGTTACCCTTCACTTGAATCAGAAAAGAACAGTATTATATCTGCATATCTGCTTTTGGAAGAGTGCTATGTAAATGGTGGAAAGCTGCTTGTGGCAGGTAATGGAGGTTCGGCAGCAGATGCAGAGCATATTGTCGGTGAACTAATGAAAGGCTTTAAAATGCCGAGAAAGCCCAGAGCTGATTTTGCGGAAAAGCTTATGGCAGAAAATCAGGAATTAGGAACTGTCCTGGCAGAGAATTTGCAAGGAGCACTTCCGGCAATTGCTTTGGATGGACACCCGGCATTATCTACGGCATATATGAACGACTGCGAGCCGTTGCTTTGTTTTGCACAGCAGGTTAATGGTTACGGTAAAGCGGGGGATGTGTTTCTTGGCATTTCTACAAGTGGAAACAGTAAAAATGTTTTGTATGCGGCAACGACTGCCCATGCCAAAGGTATGAAGGTCCTTGGTTTGACTGGTGCAAAGAGCAGCAAATTGGAACTGATGAGTGACGTTTGTATCAAAGTACCGCAGACAGAAACTTATATGATTCAGGAACTTCATCTTCCAGTGTATCACTGCTTGTGCTTGATGCTGGAAGATAAGTTTTTCGGTGAGTGCTGA
- a CDS encoding polysaccharide biosynthesis C-terminal domain-containing protein, whose amino-acid sequence MLLVEMNRNKALALNSVASLLQQIVALICGLIVPRLILSTFGSAANGTVASISQFISITSLIQGGVTGATRVAFYGPIATGDMKKASVVYKTSQSFYTKFALALTGYVAVLAVVYPKFVETPFGYIDALLLVLVLGMNAIFESMFGIPSQLLMFADQKAYFNTFLQIFCTIGNAFVSVILIKLGCSLLVVKFVAALIFILRPIILNVYVRRHYAIDTSVEKDKSVLSQSNAALAKSIAFYVHSSTDNLVITACLNVMWVSVYSVHRYVVSSISNLVAAILGNTEALFGQMIARDEQDAIKRDVPMYDLMSKMLSTVFFFTCIILITPFVSLYTGGISDIDYYQPLFATLLCFAEYVYCTSLTYNNMIMAAGHIKQTQWISVTEAIINIVLSLVLVKWIGIIGVALGTLIAFTFNTVANIIYMKKYIFDMSLGWIIKVYLANLVAGVLATCLFGNIVNAHITGFISFFIWAAVVFAGVCLIDVVLNYFFFKNETKSVLLKISKKFAR is encoded by the coding sequence ATGTTACTGGTAGAAATGAATCGAAATAAAGCGTTAGCATTGAATAGTGTGGCTTCTCTGCTTCAGCAGATAGTTGCTCTTATTTGCGGTCTGATTGTACCGCGTTTAATATTATCTACCTTTGGCTCTGCTGCAAATGGAACGGTGGCGTCGATTAGTCAGTTTATCAGCATTACATCCTTGATTCAGGGTGGTGTAACTGGCGCAACAAGAGTTGCTTTCTATGGACCGATAGCAACGGGTGATATGAAAAAGGCCAGTGTAGTATATAAAACGAGTCAATCGTTTTATACAAAGTTTGCATTAGCGCTCACTGGCTATGTTGCAGTTTTGGCTGTGGTATATCCGAAGTTCGTGGAAACGCCGTTCGGTTACATAGACGCTCTTTTGCTAGTTTTAGTTTTGGGAATGAATGCAATCTTTGAAAGCATGTTTGGAATTCCCAGTCAGTTGTTAATGTTTGCAGATCAAAAGGCATATTTCAATACATTCCTTCAGATTTTTTGTACCATTGGAAATGCTTTTGTCAGTGTCATTTTAATCAAACTAGGCTGTTCATTGCTTGTTGTCAAATTTGTAGCAGCATTGATTTTTATCCTAAGACCAATCATCTTGAATGTGTATGTGCGCAGACATTATGCAATTGATACAAGTGTAGAAAAAGATAAGAGTGTCCTTTCACAAAGTAACGCTGCGCTTGCGAAGAGTATTGCGTTTTACGTTCATAGTAGCACTGATAACCTTGTGATCACAGCTTGCCTGAACGTAATGTGGGTGTCAGTGTATTCGGTACATCGGTATGTTGTCAGCAGCATATCGAATCTTGTTGCAGCTATTCTAGGCAATACGGAAGCTCTTTTTGGTCAGATGATTGCAAGAGATGAGCAGGATGCAATTAAGCGTGACGTTCCCATGTATGACCTCATGTCAAAGATGCTGTCTACGGTATTCTTCTTCACATGTATCATCTTAATTACGCCATTTGTAAGTCTTTATACAGGTGGAATTAGTGATATAGATTACTACCAGCCTCTTTTTGCAACACTACTTTGCTTTGCAGAATATGTTTATTGTACTAGTTTGACCTATAATAATATGATTATGGCTGCTGGGCACATCAAACAGACCCAGTGGATCTCTGTAACAGAGGCGATTATCAATATTGTCCTTTCTTTAGTACTCGTGAAATGGATTGGTATTATTGGTGTGGCACTGGGAACATTGATTGCATTTACATTTAACACAGTGGCCAATATTATTTATATGAAAAAATATATTTTTGATATGTCACTCGGTTGGATTATTAAGGTATATTTGGCAAATCTGGTGGCTGGTGTTCTAGCTACATGTTTGTTTGGAAACATTGTAAATGCACATATAACTGGTTTTATATCCTTTTTTATTTGGGCAGCGGTTGTTTTTGCGGGGGTTTGCTTGATAGATGTTGTACTCAATTACTTTTTCTTCAAAAATGAGACAAAATCTGTACTGCTTAAAATAAGTAAAAAATTTGCGAGGTAA
- a CDS encoding kinase, whose translation MIITKTPFRMSFFGGGTDMESFFKEYGGAVISTTFDKYCYVNVRHLPRFFDYSTELTYSKSERVSNIDDIQHPAIRNAMKMLDMHEIRLTYEADLPARSGLGTSSSFAVGMLNAFYALKGKYADKKKLADEAIYLERNLCQEAGGWQDQIAASFGGFNRINFNADGYEVLPVIISPERKKQLNRNLMMFFTGFTRFSSDVQKANDTGKRDKIAQLKEMLALVDDAERVLTDKHADLDDFGRMLDHTWKLKRQTGSAVSTNSIDELYDKGMAAGALGGKLLGAGGGGFLVFYVQPERQDAVRWAMRDLMHIPFAFEDGGTRVIHYTPETYEPKN comes from the coding sequence ATGATTATTACAAAAACACCGTTCCGTATGTCTTTTTTTGGCGGCGGAACAGATATGGAAAGTTTTTTTAAAGAGTATGGTGGCGCAGTCATCTCTACAACCTTTGATAAATACTGTTATGTAAATGTGCGTCATTTGCCACGCTTTTTCGATTACAGTACTGAACTTACATACTCAAAATCAGAGCGAGTATCGAATATAGATGATATTCAGCATCCTGCAATTCGTAATGCAATGAAAATGTTGGATATGCATGAGATTCGTCTCACCTATGAGGCGGATCTTCCGGCACGCTCTGGTTTAGGTACTTCAAGTTCCTTTGCAGTTGGAATGTTAAATGCCTTTTATGCTTTGAAAGGTAAGTATGCTGACAAGAAGAAACTGGCGGATGAAGCAATTTATCTGGAACGAAATCTTTGCCAAGAAGCTGGTGGATGGCAAGACCAAATCGCTGCTTCTTTTGGTGGATTCAACCGTATCAATTTTAATGCAGATGGATATGAAGTCCTGCCGGTTATTATTTCGCCGGAGCGAAAGAAGCAGCTCAATCGGAATTTAATGATGTTTTTTACAGGATTTACTCGATTCTCTTCTGATGTGCAGAAAGCAAATGATACAGGAAAACGAGATAAGATTGCTCAGCTGAAGGAAATGCTGGCTCTAGTTGATGATGCAGAGCGTGTTCTGACAGACAAGCATGCAGATCTGGATGATTTTGGTAGAATGCTGGATCACACTTGGAAACTTAAACGCCAAACTGGCTCAGCAGTGTCCACGAATAGTATTGATGAACTCTATGATAAGGGCATGGCTGCTGGCGCACTGGGCGGAAAATTGCTGGGTGCCGGTGGCGGAGGATTCCTTGTATTTTATGTTCAGCCAGAGCGACAGGATGCAGTGCGATGGGCGATGCGCGATTTGATGCATATTCCGTTTGCGTTTGAAGATGGCGGTACGAGGGTGATTCATTATACACCGGAAACCTATGAACCAAAGAACTAA
- a CDS encoding acyltransferase family protein, whose protein sequence is MSEKTAVRTREKWVDDVKVIACILVVLGHFFQSMTKASILPASDLYKWFNTTIYYFHVPLFFICSGYLYQKYSKVNSVGSWCKNVTKKALALGVPYATFTTATWVLKKVFSSSVNNQIGGLGDTLIFHPASPYWYLYALFFIFLLTPTFKSVKMAVGGLVVAIAMKTIALSVGGGTAFTQYQQFSQTKSGLCSV, encoded by the coding sequence ATGAGTGAAAAGACAGCGGTAAGAACAAGAGAAAAATGGGTTGATGATGTGAAAGTCATTGCCTGTATATTGGTTGTGCTAGGCCATTTCTTTCAGAGTATGACGAAGGCGAGTATTCTGCCTGCAAGTGATCTGTACAAGTGGTTCAACACAACTATTTACTACTTTCATGTGCCGCTGTTCTTTATTTGTAGCGGATACCTGTATCAGAAGTACAGCAAGGTGAACAGTGTTGGTAGCTGGTGCAAGAATGTGACGAAAAAAGCTTTAGCACTCGGCGTACCCTATGCCACTTTTACGACTGCTACATGGGTGCTGAAAAAGGTATTTTCGAGCAGCGTTAACAATCAAATTGGTGGATTGGGAGACACCCTGATATTTCATCCTGCTTCGCCATACTGGTATCTGTACGCATTGTTCTTTATTTTCCTTCTCACACCAACTTTTAAGAGTGTAAAGATGGCTGTAGGAGGCTTAGTTGTAGCAATAGCTATGAAAACCATTGCATTGAGTGTGGGGGGGGGTACGGCGTTTACGCAGTATCAACAGTTCTCTCAAACGAAATCTGGTTTGTGCTCGGTATGA
- a CDS encoding glycosyltransferase family 4 protein — MILYITKLEKGNIGADMHYKALCDIFGRENIFFINLSPTEKECRLQNYISYGKYKSVLDRVHRWMQGNMMFISNDIISEICELINSNAIKTVFIEDSVFGNLVKKIKKSCKECKVFSFYHDVKADLYKQWMDNERTLKSKIEYTIGIKQENINQKYADINIVFNERDAKKFQAYYGKRPDVIIPLPAPVPAISDNIMDSIAAKDDKKHILFVGKKYYPNLVGFKWFVDNVLPSLTDNIQVDVVGRGLEELRNEYSDSRINVIGGVESLNPYYENADIVIAPLFDGGGMKSKTVEALSFGKIFVGTEESLFGFWEEMNSDIRGKTCYQCNTPEEWIQTINNLANDDIHKFNEDVFELFKAKFSYDVVRDKMKAIMEE, encoded by the coding sequence ATGATTTTATATATAACTAAACTTGAGAAAGGAAATATTGGAGCTGATATGCATTACAAAGCACTCTGTGATATTTTTGGGCGAGAAAATATTTTCTTTATCAATTTGAGTCCCACAGAAAAAGAATGCAGGTTGCAGAACTATATTTCATATGGAAAATACAAATCGGTTCTTGATAGAGTGCATCGATGGATGCAGGGAAACATGATGTTTATCAGCAATGATATAATCAGTGAGATTTGTGAACTAATAAATAGCAATGCAATTAAAACTGTTTTTATTGAGGATTCTGTATTTGGAAACTTAGTAAAGAAAATCAAAAAAAGCTGTAAAGAGTGTAAGGTGTTTTCTTTTTACCATGACGTAAAGGCTGATTTATATAAACAATGGATGGACAATGAGCGGACGTTAAAAAGCAAAATAGAATATACGATAGGGATTAAACAAGAGAATATAAATCAAAAATATGCGGATATAAATATTGTTTTTAACGAGAGAGATGCAAAAAAATTCCAGGCATACTATGGAAAACGTCCAGATGTAATTATCCCTCTACCTGCACCGGTTCCAGCTATTTCGGACAATATCATGGATTCTATCGCTGCGAAAGATGATAAGAAACACATTCTGTTTGTTGGAAAGAAATATTATCCGAATTTGGTTGGATTTAAATGGTTTGTCGATAATGTCCTTCCGAGTCTTACTGATAATATTCAGGTAGATGTTGTGGGCAGAGGTTTGGAGGAACTTAGGAACGAGTATTCAGATTCACGTATTAATGTAATTGGTGGAGTAGAAAGTCTTAATCCATATTATGAAAATGCAGATATCGTGATTGCACCACTATTTGATGGCGGTGGAATGAAGTCTAAAACAGTAGAAGCTCTTTCGTTTGGAAAAATATTTGTTGGAACTGAAGAAAGCTTGTTTGGATTCTGGGAAGAAATGAATAGTGATATTAGAGGAAAAACTTGCTATCAGTGTAACACGCCAGAAGAATGGATTCAGACCATTAACAATCTGGCAAATGATGACATTCACAAATTTAATGAAGATGTCTTTGAACTTTTCAAGGCAAAGTTCTCTTATGATGTCGTTAGAGATAAGATGAAAGCTATAATGGAGGAATAA
- a CDS encoding glycosyltransferase family 2 protein: MKERIGDKQPSVAIIIVNYNGTEDTIECVKSLNNINYNNYRIFVVENGSSKKPTKDQLDYLKGHAAYIESDENLGFSGGNNIGIKKAIENEFDYVLLLNNDTTVEPDFLSILIDVATKKDNAGIVSGKIAFYSKPSHLWYGGGHMDEKLGGGAHERWNDLNPEDTGEIREVTFITGCLMLIPTEVVKKVGLLSEEYFLYAEDTDFCYKVLEAGYKLWFCENTLIYHKVSASTGATSAMTQYYMVRNILYLTKKYRTDYHKVNARFTYQTIKDVIRGRKQFAPVRCAYRDYLKGTMGKWEM; this comes from the coding sequence ATGAAGGAACGGATTGGAGATAAGCAGCCAAGTGTTGCAATTATCATTGTTAATTATAACGGGACTGAGGATACGATAGAGTGTGTAAAGAGCCTGAATAATATAAATTATAATAATTATAGAATATTTGTAGTAGAAAATGGTTCTAGCAAAAAGCCTACGAAAGATCAGTTGGATTATTTGAAAGGACATGCTGCATATATTGAGTCAGATGAAAACTTAGGATTTTCGGGTGGAAATAATATTGGAATCAAAAAGGCAATAGAAAATGAGTTCGACTATGTGCTGTTGCTGAACAATGACACAACAGTTGAACCTGATTTCTTGAGTATTCTTATTGATGTGGCTACTAAAAAGGATAATGCTGGCATTGTGAGTGGAAAAATAGCTTTTTATAGCAAGCCAAGCCATTTGTGGTACGGCGGTGGACATATGGATGAAAAGCTTGGTGGCGGCGCGCATGAAAGATGGAATGACCTGAATCCAGAAGATACAGGTGAAATTCGAGAGGTGACATTTATTACTGGATGTCTGATGCTGATTCCAACCGAGGTAGTGAAAAAAGTCGGATTGCTTTCAGAAGAGTATTTTCTTTATGCAGAAGATACGGATTTTTGCTATAAAGTGCTTGAAGCAGGATATAAACTCTGGTTTTGCGAAAATACCTTGATCTATCATAAAGTAAGTGCATCTACCGGAGCAACCAGTGCAATGACTCAATATTATATGGTGAGAAATATATTGTATTTAACAAAAAAATATAGAACAGATTATCATAAGGTTAATGCAAGATTTACTTATCAAACCATAAAAGATGTTATTCGAGGAAGAAAACAGTTTGCTCCAGTCAGATGTGCATATCGAGATTATCTGAAAGGGACTATGGGAAAATGGGAGATGTAA
- a CDS encoding GDP-mannose 4,6-dehydratase — MKVLVTGAGGMVGSHMVELLHDQGHEVLGTYYKPTTDITELDPDIRMEECDVRYYQAVQRVISEFQPDQIYHLAAQSYPTVSWTHPQATMETNVNGTINVYEAVKFVRQTRPDYDPMVVVACSSAEYGQTLNELEDPYVKETAELKPLHPYGVSKVGQDLLSFQYFMNDHIRCIRVRIFNSTGTRKVNDVTSDFTKRAILAERSGVYELRVGNLETRRAIMDQRDLVNGLMLLAEKGIPGEVYNLSSEHCYQMKDIVAMIEKQIGHKFEIKVDPKLLRPTDERIIIGNVEKLKRDTGWSQKISMEQTIADMLEYWRKTL, encoded by the coding sequence ATGAAAGTATTAGTTACGGGTGCAGGTGGAATGGTTGGCTCTCACATGGTAGAGCTGTTGCATGATCAGGGTCATGAAGTATTGGGTACGTACTACAAACCGACAACTGATATTACAGAGCTTGACCCGGATATTCGCATGGAAGAATGCGATGTGCGCTATTATCAGGCAGTTCAGCGTGTGATTTCAGAATTTCAACCGGATCAAATTTACCATCTTGCAGCGCAAAGTTATCCAACAGTTTCTTGGACTCATCCGCAGGCAACAATGGAAACGAACGTAAATGGTACGATTAACGTTTATGAAGCAGTCAAGTTTGTCCGTCAAACTAGGCCTGATTATGATCCAATGGTTGTTGTTGCATGTTCTAGTGCAGAGTATGGCCAGACCTTAAATGAGCTTGAAGATCCGTATGTGAAAGAAACGGCGGAATTAAAGCCTCTGCATCCTTACGGTGTGAGCAAGGTTGGCCAGGATTTGTTGTCTTTTCAGTATTTTATGAACGACCATATTCGTTGTATTCGTGTTAGAATTTTCAATTCTACCGGAACGAGAAAAGTGAATGATGTTACATCTGATTTTACCAAGCGCGCTATTTTGGCAGAACGTTCTGGCGTTTATGAACTGCGTGTAGGTAATCTGGAAACAAGACGTGCCATTATGGATCAGAGAGATCTTGTAAATGGTTTGATGCTTCTTGCAGAAAAAGGTATTCCAGGAGAAGTTTATAATCTGTCTTCGGAACATTGCTACCAGATGAAGGATATTGTAGCAATGATTGAAAAGCAGATTGGACATAAATTTGAGATTAAGGTCGATCCGAAATTGCTTCGTCCTACTGATGAAAGAATTATCATTGGTAATGTTGAAAAACTGAAACGTGATACCGGATGGAGCCAGAAAATTAGCATGGAACAGACAATTGCAGATATGCTGGAATATTGGCGCAAAACCCTGTAA
- a CDS encoding serine O-acetyltransferase has translation MSIKTGIFIPINTFGKGLALPHYGTIIVNGSARFGDYCVIQAGVNVSANVHGGNYVYLAPGAKINENLTIADHVIVGSNCVVTHSVEHEGCTLAGVPAKKISDKGFYR, from the coding sequence TTGAGTATTAAAACGGGAATCTTTATACCAATAAACACGTTTGGCAAAGGTCTTGCATTGCCACATTATGGAACTATTATTGTTAATGGAAGTGCAAGATTTGGAGATTATTGTGTGATTCAAGCGGGCGTTAATGTGTCGGCTAATGTCCACGGAGGCAATTATGTATATTTGGCACCGGGAGCAAAAATCAACGAAAATCTAACAATTGCTGATCATGTGATTGTTGGAAGTAATTGTGTGGTAACACATTCAGTTGAACATGAAGGATGCACATTAGCAGGAGTTCCGGCAAAAAAGATTTCTGATAAAGGATTCTATAGATAA
- a CDS encoding acyltransferase family protein has protein sequence MMVDTEKQRNHYFDLLKYLLFILVVLIHNPLPGNIGGALTAIARSAVPAYIAISGYFSKRVGKKYLKKGLNFLRIFFVMNLIWFVIYTLISYSPYRELAMWAKLAVNPKNVLECLLFGSAFGNEYLWYLHAIGMIYITVYFVDKFQLNKVIYRCFPFLILLNWIMSEGTLLILGKSVQPFLYRNWMIEGIGFYYMGKWMIGQECNRRFSYVMLVVGSVMTIVEYSICGRAEFYFGNLLMVYGMLALGKSIYLKDNILSMIGNKHSLHLYLYSPFVACVFSFLQMILFQTTRHQEIITVLVIVGTTWLVMQGWFIKAIDKFKIA, from the coding sequence ATGATGGTTGATACAGAAAAACAGCGAAATCATTATTTTGATTTGTTGAAATATCTGTTATTTATATTGGTGGTTTTAATACATAATCCGCTACCTGGAAATATAGGTGGGGCATTGACGGCGATTGCCCGCAGTGCTGTTCCCGCATATATCGCCATATCCGGCTATTTCAGCAAAAGAGTGGGGAAAAAGTATTTAAAAAAAGGTTTAAATTTTTTGAGAATATTTTTTGTAATGAATCTGATATGGTTTGTAATTTACACATTGATTTCCTATAGCCCATATAGAGAGCTCGCGATGTGGGCAAAACTCGCAGTAAATCCTAAGAATGTATTGGAATGTTTATTGTTTGGAAGTGCTTTTGGAAACGAGTATCTGTGGTATCTTCACGCTATTGGAATGATTTATATCACTGTATATTTTGTGGACAAATTTCAATTGAATAAAGTAATTTATCGGTGCTTTCCATTTCTGATATTGCTTAATTGGATTATGAGTGAGGGAACATTACTTATACTTGGAAAAAGTGTTCAACCATTTTTGTATCGAAATTGGATGATTGAGGGAATTGGATTTTATTATATGGGAAAATGGATGATTGGGCAGGAGTGCAATCGAAGGTTTTCTTATGTGATGTTGGTAGTTGGAAGCGTCATGACGATTGTTGAATACAGTATCTGCGGAAGGGCGGAGTTTTATTTTGGTAACTTACTTATGGTGTATGGGATGCTTGCATTAGGAAAATCTATTTATCTTAAAGATAACATTCTCTCGATGATTGGAAACAAACATAGTTTACATTTATATCTGTATTCTCCGTTTGTTGCATGTGTATTTTCGTTTCTTCAGATGATTCTTTTTCAGACAACCAGACATCAAGAAATTATTACAGTATTAGTTATTGTCGGAACGACTTGGCTTGTTATGCAGGGATGGTTCATAAAGGCAATAGACAAATTTAAAATAGCATAA
- a CDS encoding glycosyltransferase — MKKILFVMPALYGGGAEKSLVNLLNLIDYKKYAVDLLLFKQEGLFLTQIPKEVRLLPLTASLRYAYKIDMGMFGSLSGFKTGMLRLMGTVVCKVLYKEKAGQQRWVKCYKHCLPNLEGNYDIAVGFLEGEASYYVIDKVNAKKKILWIHNDFNEIKKNEDAKIYENYFQKADSVVSISDKCVQILKQNYPELTNKFYCLPNLTSGSLLKKLSEEFEVPEYEKNKFNILSIGRLTRQKGYDFAIDAMKILKKKYSDIHWWIIGAGELEEQLKKQVKDNELEEYITFLGLKANPYPYIRSCDLLVQPSRWEGKSVVLDEAKILAKPILATNYSTIKDQLKDKKEGLITDISPNAIAEGIAKLRENYQLYNSIQSYLDKHEYGNEREVAQYYKLLGE; from the coding sequence ATGAAAAAGATACTATTTGTTATGCCAGCACTGTACGGTGGTGGAGCGGAAAAAAGTCTTGTGAATTTATTAAATCTTATTGATTATAAAAAGTATGCTGTTGATCTGTTGTTATTTAAACAAGAAGGTCTGTTTTTGACTCAAATTCCCAAGGAGGTACGATTGTTACCGCTTACGGCCTCACTACGGTATGCCTATAAAATTGATATGGGCATGTTTGGTTCTCTTTCGGGGTTTAAAACAGGAATGCTTAGGCTGATGGGTACAGTGGTATGTAAAGTGCTTTATAAGGAAAAGGCAGGACAGCAAAGATGGGTGAAATGTTATAAACACTGCTTACCAAATCTGGAAGGAAATTATGATATTGCTGTTGGATTCTTGGAGGGAGAAGCATCATATTATGTTATAGATAAGGTTAATGCAAAGAAAAAAATACTTTGGATTCATAACGATTTCAATGAAATAAAAAAGAATGAAGATGCAAAGATTTATGAGAATTATTTTCAAAAGGCAGACAGTGTTGTAAGTATTTCTGATAAATGCGTGCAGATATTAAAACAGAATTATCCGGAGTTGACAAATAAATTTTATTGTTTGCCTAATTTAACATCGGGTTCTTTGTTGAAAAAATTGTCGGAAGAATTTGAAGTGCCGGAATATGAAAAAAATAAATTTAATATCTTGTCAATAGGTCGTTTAACAAGACAAAAGGGTTATGATTTTGCAATTGATGCAATGAAAATTCTGAAAAAAAAATATTCAGATATTCATTGGTGGATTATTGGCGCAGGAGAGCTTGAAGAACAACTCAAAAAACAAGTAAAAGATAATGAATTAGAAGAATACATTACATTTTTAGGCTTAAAAGCTAATCCATATCCGTATATCAGGAGTTGCGATTTGTTAGTACAGCCTTCCAGATGGGAAGGAAAATCAGTTGTTTTGGATGAAGCAAAAATATTGGCAAAACCAATACTTGCAACTAATTATTCTACAATTAAGGATCAGTTGAAGGATAAGAAAGAGGGACTGATTACTGACATAAGTCCTAACGCAATAGCAGAAGGAATAGCTAAACTTAGAGAGAATTATCAATTGTATAATTCCATTCAGAGTTATCTTGATAAGCATGAGTATGGAAATGAGAGAGAAGTTGCACAGTATTATAAATTGTTAGGAGAATAA